DNA from Daucus carota subsp. sativus chromosome 1, DH1 v3.0, whole genome shotgun sequence:
GAAGCTGAAGGGGTAGAGCAGCACAGACTTCAGAAATTGTTGCTATGCTATCTGCCTATCTGGTCTGGCAGATACAGAAAAGATTTCAGCTTTAAATTCTTTATCCCACAAAAAATTTAACACTTCTCTCAATTCATTGACCATACTCATAGTACCAACAAAAAAGACAaacttttagaaaaaaaatcaaaattatagaGCCAtagaaagaagaaaagtggagaTGTAGAACAATTCAGACATTGTTGCTATGCTGTCTTGTTCTGCACAAACAATAAAAAATCTCAACTTTAAActctttatacattaaaaaaaaatccaagatCCAAGTTTtctcaaatattaaatataacttaCACACTCACACTCACTTGCATATAGTATTATATAGAATTCATGTACTTTGTTTTTGAATCATAAAATACTGAAAATAATGCCAACTATTTGACGGAATGCAACCATAAACGCAAACACATAAAAGGGCACAAATAATCAAGCAATTGAAATGatcaaataacaaaacaaataatcaaCCAACTGGTTAATCAGTAACAAATCAGAACAGGCCTTCTCTCCAAACACAACACACCAGGCAAGTTAGATAGAGTCATTATCCTGGAATGAGATAATTTATGACATCTTTGTTGAGCAGCTGATAGGTCTTCAGTTACTAGAATGGATGTAACAGTAAAGACTTTTAAATCCCCAGCTTAATGACTGtatgaaacaacccgggtcaaatcccgagtctttttcgaaaatcgggtcaagtcccgaattccgaatccgaaaataagcccaaatatactggcccaactgcaacaacttgggtaatccacaagcccaccacaggtccccaaaagatcatgatttgttggtgcaattggtagtagtacttatgcttataaactgaactaaagtccacacactcctcgatgtgggactggggtgttacaaactcccccacttaaattcctgacgtcctcgtcaggccgaaacggatagcccataggcccagatcgaatctctctagccattgtgggataataccggctggcttcgtgtccccgcctccggaactctgtccattgcgggataataccaccagccttcgtgttcccacctccggcaacttgaaGAATCAAGCTTTCAAGAGCCTGCTCTGAATACCATATgaaactcccccacttaaattcctgacgtcctcgtcaggccgaaacggatagcccataggcccagatcgaatctctctagccattgtgggataataccggctggcttcgtgtccccgcctccggaactctgtccattgcgggataataccaccagccttcgtgttcccacctccggcaacttgaaGAATCAAGCTTTCAAGAGCCTGCTCTGAATACCatatgaaacaacccgggtcaaatcccgagtctttttcgaaaatcgggtcaagtcccgaattccgaatccgaaaataagcccaaatatactggcccaactgcaacaacttgggtaatccacaagcccaccacaggcccccaaaagatcatgatttgttggtgcaattggtagtagtacttatgcttataaactgaactaaagtccacacactcctcgatgtgggactggggtgttacactGTAACCCTTCCTATTTCCCGTGTATATTTTCATATGAAATAACAGAATCTATATAttggtttaaattttaaagGTGTAATATAAGGCAGTGTTGGTGAAGgtgtaatatatatagatactaAAATCAGATCATAATCATTGAGATATTGAAATTCTTGAAAAGTTCTATCATAATCTCTACAAGATTATATTTAACACTCTCTATAGAATTGtagatttttatttaacaatccATATAGAATTAGAATCTATTGCAATTCACTTCACTGCTCCAAAGCTATATACATCACCTGTTACGATGTATACTCCACATAGGGCAGATTCGGGAGCACCATATCCAAATGACCAACCATTTGAGCTGATGATACCTGTAGAACCCAATGTGAAGTAAATGTAACATAGAGAGTTTAGATTTCTTCCAGTTTTGCAATTTTATCAGAAATCTACACTCCATCAGAAAGGCAGAGTACCTTTTTCAAGAAATACAAGTTGCTACACTAGTTTCCTTCTTTTTACCCTTTATCGTGCAGAAAACAAACACAACAACAAAAAAGAAGCACCAGCAGAGAGTCCACAACAATGCCAATAATAGGTTGTTATCATTCAAATATCTGACATGAAAAATCAATCATAAATAGACAAAGAACTGAATTAGAGAAAAGTTTCACTAAAGACAATAACTTTAACTCTTAAAGGAAGTTCACATATTCCTTACAGAGTTCTTAGCTTCCCAAGGCCGTTAAGCATGTATCCCATTTGACCGGCTGAGTCCTAGCCCAGAAATTTGACTGCAGCAGTATGTTGCAACTTAATATTCAAATCAATAGATATTATACACTAAAGTTACTATTCTAATAATAGACACAGTTACATAGAAACTACAGCAGACCCTTCACAGGATATTTccttaaaaatttcattaaaatcaaGTGAAAAGGCTAAACACTTTCGGAAGCTTTAAAGTCAAGAAAATCTTTAATACCAAAAAGTTTAAATCCTGTAAAAAATGTATTTATGTATCCTTGTAAGCGCTGCAAACATCACCAATTTCCATCTCAGAATTATCAGAATGTGAAGCATCATTATAAGCATTTAACGTCTCATCATGCACAGGTGCAATACTGATAATATCTTCCTCAGAATCACTCTCAAACAAATCTCTATCTTCCATGTCTGGCAAGTCATCAAAAGTTTCAATTTTCTTCTTCCTTCCTCTATACCCAATAAGCTTCTGTACTTTTTCCTTCCAAATAGCCATAGGACATTTCTCAATTAACTCTGAACCTTCATAAGCTTCAGTCAAAAACACGCTGAATCTCTTCCCTCTCTCGGAAACATAAAAAATTCCAAAATGCTTTAACaacaacctcatcaacttttgTGGCATCACAAACTCCCTTCTAAAATGAGTAAGATGATCAGTAACCAGTCTCTTCTCATTCATAAAACTCAACATCTCATGCATTACTGCAACGGCTCTCTTATCAAATTCCTGTGAACCAGCTTTAAGCTCCCTAGCATCAGCATAAGGTGACAAATAAACCCTTTTCTGAAAATGATCAATCTGTCCACCATACCTATAAATCTTTTTATAATTAGGTGGAAATTTCATCGGAAAAGCAAGCGATAGCAACCCTGGTACATGATCCTTAACCGATTCATCCAATGTAGATAAACCCAAAACATTTTTCTCCAATTCCGTTATAGCCCAACAAGGGTTCCAAGAAACCAAATCCAAGAACTCAACTTCATCCTCATCCTTCACAACCCTAAAATTATCTGGATACTTATAAACCCAGTTCTTCCTAAAATCATAAGGCAGCCCCAAATCTCTCCTAAAATGAGCAATCTTTTCCAACTTTAAACGCTTATCGATGGACATCATTAACAATCTGCTAACATACTCCACAGCCTTTTCACTGGTCACTTCCAAAATCCTCTCCTCTTCTTCAACCAATTCCTCTGCCTGTCTCGTTAATCCACACCACAAAACACCCCGCTGATCCTTATAAAGCTCAAACAGTTTCGGAGATTTTCGAAGAAAATCCGATATCTTATGAGGCTTTGGTAAATTAATCTGTCTCCTATACTGATCAAGTGATCTTACAGAAATAACTTGTTCAGGCTCCTGTTTCATTGTCTCAATCAAAAACAACACTTTGGAAATGATTTTCCACTTCTCTGTGGCTATTTCCAGGTCATGTATTCGCTTTTTTTCACTTCGGTCTTGCACCCTTTTGCTGGTTGTCATTGATCGAATAAATGAGAAATGTGGAATGGGAGTGCTTGTAATGCTGTTGTTTGCTTTGATGAGTGATAAAGTCTGGATCTTTATCAGTTTAGTGACCATGGTTTTTTGATACAAGAGTGATGAAGACAGTAAGCCTGTGTTTGTCACCAACTGTTTGTCTGAATGCCTGAATGACTCGCTGGAAATTTCGAAGACCTTCTAGTTTAAAGTATAAACTGTCGCAGACTCCCTGCATAAAATTAAGTATAGTTATTACTGCTTTCGGTGAAAATTACAGTAATGTAGAAAAGCATTGTTATACTTAcggaatctgaaacaaaataaataacaattcgTCACTGAAGAAGCGAGAGTTGTTTGAATAACAGTACAGCATATAAACACACTAGTGAATAGCGGTATATGACAACACCTTAAAATTACTGTAATTCACCAGATATTATTAACTAAACTAAAATCAGATTCATTAaacatgaataataatataatgataattatatACTTGACAAATCATAATGGATGTAAATCAATATATACCGTAAAACAAGATACAGTGAGAAATAAAGTGCAGAAATACTAATCATCACAAAATGATGCAAGTAAAGAAGTGACTAtcagggagggagggagagggaggggggcagagagggagagggagggagagagagagagagagagagagagagagagatcacgCACGAGGGAGGGAGTACGGCTGCTTCTGCTTGTTATTTCGAGCTGAGGTAACTGTGTCGAGAActtgaaataaatttgaagtAAAAATTGTTATTGGTTAAAATGGATGGTTTCATGAGCGACTCGCCAGAACCAAAGGCAATAACGTTGATCTTGAAACAGATAGGCCCGATGAAGCATTGATATGGCCCAACGATTATGGGGATGCATGTGTAGTAACAACTAAATTATCTGTTTAAGGCCCAATCCAatcatattaaatttgtttgctttcttttctttttggataTATAGACAGAGGTTAGAATCAGAATCGTGAGAACttctttaatttatcaaattttggctaatctaaacatcaaactagtgggtacccaatataaaaagtgtatataaaactagtctctccctaactagtcaaaaaaaaaattcaaaaaaaaaagtccactaccacgtcatcagtgatttttttttaatttttctaatttttttcggCTAGttaggtggagaccttaattatatacattttttgtgaagttgcccctggcggggccctttaaatgaatgagatattgataaattagaaaatttcTCACGGTTCTcgttttaagaaagttctcatttgagcaagtgcctatataGATAATTATAATGTATTCGAGCAAAAAatgatatgtaatattaatattgatgatCTTGATTTATCTTATGTCCTAGATgtgcaatattatttttatatgataatatatatttttctaaaataagaacatattttgaaataatttttacatttgatgacaattttcaattaatatccctctaaaatatttgaaaaaaaaacttcTTCAAAAATACTTATATTTCTCCTttctatcaaaaatatattatttatactatTCACAGTgaatgaatatttatataaataaaatttcttcATCGCCATCCAATTAATTTGATTTGACAAGGCTAATCATAACActcaaaaaatttagaaaagtattcataatttcaaatttattttgaaaatacgATCGAATTTGTGATTGATATTACGATTTAATTGACTTGTAAGTATTTTTTCGAAGTCACAACCGAGGTTGATAATTAATTTTCCGATTATTGGAATTGCAAATGAGATTTTActgtattttttaaataatttctttattttatatattttcagaaaaCTTAAAAGTTACTTTTAGCAATTCCTCATTAAATATTCATTACTCAGAAATATTTGGTCCGGTACATAACGTAAATCAATTGATTTCAGAATTCACAGTGAAAGAGATACAGATTGTTCGTAAGCATACACATGTCACGCAAACTCATTCATTGGGCGGATCATCTCATCGTCACTGTCGGCACTCCAATTCATACCAGACCAAGTTAGGTTTACATTACTCCCCGTCTCGATTTTAGTTATCGGTTTGATTTTCGCGTATTttaaagtactatatataaaatataaaatcacgacggagataataataaaaataatgaattactAATAGGAGTTGGAACTCCTGAGTGATTGAACGAGTTGTGTGATTGAACAGATTAGAAAAGAGATGGATTGGAGTCTTCACCAGCGAGTTGAGTCATGGATCAGAGAGCAAAGAACGAAGATTAGCTGGGCCGTGAAATGGCCTGTGGTTGTGATCAATTGGCCCTGGACCAATGGGCAGCAACAGAGGAAGCGGATCAAGGAGGAGTTTGAGAAGAGGAAGAGGCAGCTCGTCAAATTGTGTCACGCTGTTAAGGCGGATTCGCTTTCGGATTTGCAGGATATTTTGTGCTGCTTGCTGCTTTCCGAGTGCGTTTATA
Protein-coding regions in this window:
- the LOC108204344 gene encoding protein WHAT'S THIS FACTOR 1 homolog, chloroplastic, with protein sequence MVTKLIKIQTLSLIKANNSITSTPIPHFSFIRSMTTSKRVQDRSEKKRIHDLEIATEKWKIISKVLFLIETMKQEPEQVISVRSLDQYRRQINLPKPHKISDFLRKSPKLFELYKDQRGVLWCGLTRQAEELVEEEERILEVTSEKAVEYVSRLLMMSIDKRLKLEKIAHFRRDLGLPYDFRKNWVYKYPDNFRVVKDEDEVEFLDLVSWNPCWAITELEKNVLGLSTLDESVKDHVPGLLSLAFPMKFPPNYKKIYRYGGQIDHFQKRVYLSPYADARELKAGSQEFDKRAVAVMHEMLSFMNEKRLVTDHLTHFRREFVMPQKLMRLLLKHFGIFYVSERGKRFSVFLTEAYEGSELIEKCPMAIWKEKVQKLIGYRGRKKKIETFDDLPDMEDRDLFESDSEEDIISIAPVHDETLNAYNDASHSDNSEMEIGDVCSAYKDT